In a single window of the Arachis hypogaea cultivar Tifrunner chromosome 6, arahy.Tifrunner.gnm2.J5K5, whole genome shotgun sequence genome:
- the LOC112696527 gene encoding pyrophosphate-energized membrane proton pump 2-like, producing MMIDDDMEAGSLGPYHDRPRTFRNMRTKPYTPLIFRILLGINVCVLFILLLLGFGATFYMGASTSPIIVIVISIRILSFLVSIYLIKWVLAKDEGPLEMVQGMIVTERWLSNLKE from the exons ATGATGATCGATGATGACATGGAGGCTGGTTCTTTGGGGCCTTACCACGACAGGCCAAGAACTTTCCGCAACATGCGCACCAAACCTTACACCCCACTG ATATTTCGTATTCTCCTGGGAATAAATGTCTGTGTTCTATTCATTCTTTTGCTCCTCGGATTTGGGGCTACCTTTTACATGGGAGCCAGTACATCTCCCATCATTGTCATTGTCATCTCTATTCGTATTCTCAGCTTCCTTGTGTCTATATATCTTATAAAGTGGGTGCTTGCAAAGGATGAGGGCCCCCTTGAAATGGTTCAG ggGATGATAGTGACAGAAAGATGGCTCTCAAATTTGAAAGAGTGA